Proteins encoded together in one Effusibacillus pohliae DSM 22757 window:
- a CDS encoding sirohydrochlorin chelatase has product MQEAVLLIGHGSRDAEGNRQFESFVERVRARKPDTRIELAYLELARPTIGETIERLAAEGVTAITAVPVILLAAGHVKIEIPHMLDEARQRHPQLQIRYGRHLGLHHAILEIMEERLQAAETAGHNRQDTTVLLVGRGSSDPDANGDLYKLARILWERTGVAHVETCFIGVTYPDFPGGVRRAANTGTSSVIVLPYFLFTGVLMKRMEAMLQELSLQFPAVAFSLADTFGYHPKLVDIVSDRIEEVATGEAKMNCDMCKYRLHAAHHHDHDHDHNEHEHGHGHGQPHTAGEPSHHHAAHGHNHGHSPRQEEPVPHHASGVKRNV; this is encoded by the coding sequence GTGCAAGAAGCGGTGTTGCTGATCGGCCATGGTAGCCGGGATGCGGAAGGCAACCGGCAATTTGAATCATTCGTCGAGCGGGTGCGGGCGAGAAAACCGGATACCCGGATTGAATTGGCCTATTTGGAACTGGCCCGCCCGACGATCGGCGAAACGATCGAGCGCCTTGCGGCGGAGGGAGTCACCGCGATTACTGCGGTACCTGTAATTTTGCTGGCGGCAGGTCATGTCAAAATCGAGATTCCGCACATGCTCGATGAAGCTAGACAACGGCATCCCCAACTGCAAATTCGCTACGGCAGGCACTTGGGGCTGCATCACGCGATTCTGGAGATTATGGAGGAAAGGTTGCAAGCGGCGGAAACAGCCGGACACAACCGACAGGACACAACCGTTCTGCTGGTTGGCCGTGGGTCGAGCGATCCGGACGCGAACGGAGACTTGTACAAATTGGCGCGAATCCTGTGGGAACGCACTGGGGTGGCCCATGTGGAAACCTGTTTTATCGGGGTCACTTATCCGGATTTTCCAGGCGGCGTAAGACGGGCGGCCAATACAGGAACTTCCAGTGTGATTGTGCTGCCCTATTTTTTGTTTACCGGCGTTCTGATGAAACGGATGGAAGCGATGCTGCAGGAGTTGTCGCTGCAATTTCCGGCTGTAGCGTTTTCGCTGGCTGATACTTTCGGCTATCACCCGAAACTGGTTGACATCGTCAGCGACCGGATCGAGGAAGTGGCAACCGGCGAGGCCAAGATGAACTGCGACATGTGCAAATACCGGCTGCATGCGGCTCATCATCACGATCATGACCACGATCACAATGAACATGAACATGGGCATGGGCATGGGCAGCCTCATACGGCGGGCGAGCCATCCCATCATCATGCGGCACACGGGCATAACCACGGCCATTCGCCGCGCCAGGAGGAACCCGTTCCCCACCATGCGAGCGGCGTGAAGCGAAACGTCTGA
- the cobJ gene encoding precorrin-3B C(17)-methyltransferase — MGKIFVVGFGPGAYEHMTERARVSIEQSEMVIGYKTYVDIVSGLLTDKQIVRTGMTEEVSRAQEAVKQAKAGRTVAVISSGESGIYGMAGLVYEVLIEQGWKPGDDPEIEVVPGVPALASCASLLGAPLMHDFVSISLSDLLTPWEVIAKRVEAAGMGDFVVVLYNPRSGRRTRQIVETQKILLKYRSPKTPVGLVKSAFRQAQNVVVTTLEEMLNHEIGMLTTVIIGNSTTFNYHDLIVTPRGYQRKYTLSREGGRLEGQPRGVQPSPWSLDATVPVDLEAGADSNGPVGTDSRVAVPMQANGAAFATASAPSRLSAATTEEDRAASSDAMATAPIHPNFLPVLEIAVSPGVANKQFTPTQLTGIAELLGEHGTITYTPSHEMILKIPGGDPHLVSQRLLDMGLLISPTGLKAQIVACDFCDGEKTEAIPYAEELHQLLHGQEMPNELKIGFNGCAMACYGAVMEDIGVVYRRGFFEVYLGGKRGGCSPHPGQKVAEGVSPEELVGIVQRIVEEYQANAHPKERFHKFMKRQGEVAGFRWDGSVPVKTVEPVCGE; from the coding sequence ATGGGGAAAATTTTTGTCGTCGGATTCGGACCGGGCGCCTATGAACATATGACCGAACGGGCGCGTGTGTCGATCGAACAGAGCGAGATGGTGATCGGGTACAAGACGTATGTCGATATTGTAAGCGGCCTGCTGACCGACAAGCAGATTGTGCGCACGGGCATGACGGAAGAAGTCTCGCGGGCACAGGAAGCGGTCAAACAGGCAAAAGCGGGCCGCACGGTCGCCGTCATTTCGTCGGGGGAATCGGGCATCTACGGGATGGCGGGACTGGTTTACGAAGTGCTGATCGAACAGGGGTGGAAGCCGGGAGACGATCCGGAAATCGAAGTCGTACCGGGCGTGCCGGCGCTCGCTTCCTGCGCGTCCCTGCTGGGGGCACCGTTGATGCACGATTTTGTCTCGATCTCGTTGTCCGATTTGCTCACGCCCTGGGAAGTCATCGCCAAGCGGGTGGAAGCGGCGGGAATGGGCGATTTTGTCGTCGTTTTGTACAATCCCCGCAGCGGTCGGCGGACGCGGCAAATCGTCGAAACGCAGAAGATTCTGCTCAAATACCGTTCTCCCAAGACACCGGTCGGCCTGGTGAAAAGCGCGTTCCGGCAGGCGCAAAACGTGGTGGTCACGACGCTGGAAGAGATGCTCAACCATGAGATCGGGATGCTGACCACCGTGATTATCGGCAATTCCACAACGTTTAACTACCATGACCTGATCGTGACGCCGCGCGGCTATCAGCGAAAATACACTCTATCCCGCGAAGGTGGCCGGTTGGAAGGACAGCCGCGGGGGGTGCAGCCGAGTCCCTGGTCGCTTGATGCCACGGTTCCGGTTGACTTGGAAGCGGGCGCTGATTCAAATGGTCCCGTTGGTACCGACTCGCGTGTTGCTGTCCCGATGCAAGCGAACGGAGCGGCCTTCGCAACCGCGTCGGCGCCTTCCCGCTTGTCGGCAGCGACCACCGAAGAGGACAGGGCCGCGTCATCCGATGCAATGGCCACCGCTCCCATACATCCTAATTTTCTGCCTGTGTTGGAGATTGCGGTATCGCCTGGTGTTGCCAACAAACAGTTCACGCCCACCCAACTCACAGGCATTGCGGAACTGCTGGGCGAACACGGCACGATCACCTACACACCGAGTCACGAGATGATCCTGAAAATCCCCGGCGGCGATCCGCATCTCGTCAGCCAGCGGCTGCTCGACATGGGACTGTTGATCTCTCCGACCGGATTGAAAGCGCAGATTGTGGCATGCGATTTTTGCGATGGAGAGAAGACGGAAGCGATTCCGTACGCGGAAGAATTGCATCAGCTTCTGCACGGGCAGGAGATGCCGAATGAACTGAAAATCGGCTTCAACGGATGTGCCATGGCCTGTTACGGCGCCGTCATGGAGGATATCGGCGTCGTCTACCGGCGCGGATTTTTTGAGGTCTATCTGGGCGGCAAACGGGGCGGATGCTCGCCGCACCCTGGACAGAAAGTGGCGGAAGGCGTCTCGCCGGAGGAACTGGTCGGCATCGTGCAGCGAATCGTCGAGGAATATCAGGCGAACGCCCATCCGAAAGAGCGGTTTCACAAGTTTATGAAGCGGCAGGGGGAGGTCGCAGGCTTTCGCTGGGACGGATCGGTTCCTGTGAAAACGGTGGAACCGGTGTGTGGAGAGTAG
- the cobA gene encoding uroporphyrinogen-III C-methyltransferase: MGKGKVYLTGAGPGDPKLITVRGLETIQCADVIVYDRLVSKTLLEYAPAHAELIYAGKLPDNHTLRQGEINQLLVHHALQGKTVTRLKGGDPFVFGRGGEEAAVLAANGIEYEIVPGVTSAVAVPAYAGIPVTYRNVAAAFSVITGCETPDKRSSAINWQRYAASDETLVILMGIRNLPAITDNLIRHGRPADTPVALIRWGTYPQQATLTGTLQDIADKAAQADFQNPAVIVVGEVVKLRESLSWYENIGALPV, encoded by the coding sequence ATGGGAAAAGGGAAAGTCTATCTGACCGGGGCGGGTCCTGGGGACCCGAAGCTGATCACGGTCCGCGGATTGGAAACGATCCAATGTGCCGATGTGATCGTCTATGACCGGTTGGTGTCCAAAACGTTGCTCGAATATGCGCCGGCGCATGCGGAGTTGATTTATGCAGGGAAGCTGCCGGACAATCATACGCTGCGGCAGGGGGAGATCAATCAGCTGCTGGTCCACCATGCCTTGCAGGGGAAGACGGTGACCCGGTTGAAGGGCGGGGATCCCTTTGTGTTTGGCCGCGGCGGGGAAGAGGCGGCGGTGTTGGCGGCCAACGGGATCGAATACGAGATCGTGCCGGGCGTCACGTCCGCTGTTGCGGTTCCCGCCTACGCCGGCATACCGGTCACCTATCGGAACGTTGCGGCCGCTTTTTCCGTGATCACCGGATGCGAAACCCCGGACAAACGGAGTTCCGCGATCAACTGGCAACGCTACGCCGCGTCGGATGAAACGCTGGTGATCCTAATGGGCATCCGCAATTTGCCGGCGATCACCGACAACCTGATCCGCCACGGCCGTCCGGCTGATACCCCGGTCGCGCTGATCCGCTGGGGAACCTACCCGCAACAGGCGACCCTGACCGGCACCCTGCAGGACATTGCGGACAAGGCGGCACAGGCCGATTTTCAAAATCCGGCCGTGATCGTCGTCGGTGAAGTGGTGAAGCTGCGGGAGTCGCTCAGTTGGTACGAGAACATCGGTGCGTTGCCGGTATAG
- a CDS encoding DUF962 domain-containing protein, with protein sequence MRIQSYREFWLYYVSEHLHPYTRIWHAIGTTCVIFLLLVSLFTGNGWWLLLVPVAGYGPAWFSHFKIEKNRPATFSYPLWSLRADFRMYGLMLTGRMSQEVEKAKRWLASRSI encoded by the coding sequence GTGAGAATCCAGTCGTACCGCGAATTTTGGCTGTATTACGTGAGCGAACATTTGCATCCTTATACCCGGATTTGGCATGCCATCGGTACCACTTGCGTGATTTTTTTGTTGCTGGTGAGCCTGTTCACCGGGAACGGGTGGTGGCTGCTGCTGGTTCCGGTTGCAGGGTACGGGCCCGCATGGTTCAGCCACTTCAAAATTGAGAAGAACAGGCCGGCGACCTTTTCCTATCCACTCTGGTCGTTGCGCGCCGATTTTCGGATGTATGGACTGATGCTGACGGGACGCATGTCGCAGGAGGTGGAGAAAGCGAAGCGTTGGCTGGCCAGCCGTTCGATATAG
- a CDS encoding MarR family winged helix-turn-helix transcriptional regulator, whose translation MNERSLLLENQLCFTIYACSREITKLYRPLLEKLGLTYPQYLVLLVLWERDGITVKELGERLYLDSGTLTPLLKRMESSGLVARERSHEDERKVRIRLTGRGKALQEAAREVPYELLCRSGLTADELQRLLAEFQRLLQRVHRQNLALENR comes from the coding sequence ATGAACGAACGTTCGCTGCTTTTGGAGAACCAGCTCTGTTTCACCATCTATGCCTGTTCGCGGGAAATCACGAAGTTGTACCGTCCCCTCCTGGAAAAATTGGGCCTTACCTATCCGCAATACCTGGTCCTGCTGGTATTGTGGGAAAGGGACGGCATCACCGTGAAAGAGCTGGGGGAGCGGCTGTATCTCGATTCGGGGACTTTGACCCCTCTGTTGAAACGGATGGAATCCTCCGGACTGGTGGCAAGAGAGCGTTCCCACGAGGATGAACGGAAGGTTCGCATCCGCTTGACCGGACGAGGCAAAGCCCTGCAGGAAGCCGCCCGCGAAGTGCCGTACGAGCTGTTATGCAGAAGCGGGTTGACAGCAGATGAGTTGCAACGCCTGTTGGCAGAATTTCAACGTCTGCTGCAGCGTGTCCACAGGCAAAATCTGGCGCTGGAAAATCGGTAG
- a CDS encoding glutathione peroxidase, giving the protein MSLYQFSARTISGEPKSLADYKGKVLLIVNTASKCGFAPQFKELQGLYEKYRDEGFEVLGFPCNQFANQEPGDSGEIQQFCQLNYGVTFPLFEKIHVNGPDAHPLFVYLSEHAPGILNTKAIKWNFTKFLVDRKGQVVKRYAPSVSPDKLEPDVRRLLAQKE; this is encoded by the coding sequence ATGAGTTTGTACCAGTTTTCCGCCAGGACGATTTCCGGTGAACCCAAATCGCTTGCCGATTACAAGGGAAAAGTATTGCTCATTGTGAACACGGCCAGCAAATGCGGTTTTGCGCCTCAATTCAAGGAACTGCAAGGTTTGTATGAGAAGTATCGGGATGAAGGCTTTGAGGTATTGGGCTTTCCCTGCAATCAATTTGCCAATCAGGAGCCCGGAGACAGCGGGGAGATCCAACAATTTTGCCAACTGAACTACGGCGTGACATTTCCCCTGTTCGAAAAAATCCACGTGAACGGTCCCGATGCCCATCCTTTGTTTGTCTACTTGTCGGAACACGCGCCGGGTATCCTGAACACAAAAGCTATAAAATGGAATTTCACCAAATTCCTGGTCGATCGCAAAGGCCAAGTAGTAAAACGATACGCCCCCTCCGTATCGCCCGACAAACTGGAGCCCGATGTTCGTCGGCTGTTGGCGCAAAAGGAGTAA
- a CDS encoding YjbE family putative metal transport protein (Members of this highly hydrophobic protein family,regularly are found preceded by the yybP-ykoY manganese riboswitch (see RF00080). A metal cation transport function is proposed.) gives MNGFWFQLGEIVLVNLVLSGDNALLIAMATSGLPRRQRRLAMALGIGGALLIRLVLTGLAAEVMAVPFVRSAGALLLTVIALKLMIQDEAPPSIGGGRTLLAAAGTILLADLTMSIDNVAAIAGMAAGNLPLLTAGLIISMGCMLVASVWIGWVLERVPQLMAIGAGILAWTAGRILAEDTGVSHFAGKYVWGILLILSLVPVAMMARKTPDSSR, from the coding sequence ATGAATGGATTCTGGTTCCAGTTGGGCGAGATCGTGCTGGTCAATCTGGTGTTGTCGGGGGACAACGCGTTGTTGATTGCGATGGCTACGTCTGGTTTGCCACGGCGGCAACGGCGGCTGGCGATGGCGCTTGGCATTGGCGGAGCTTTGCTGATACGGCTGGTGCTGACCGGCCTGGCGGCGGAAGTGATGGCTGTCCCGTTTGTACGGTCGGCCGGGGCCCTGCTGCTGACGGTCATCGCGTTAAAATTGATGATTCAGGATGAGGCTCCGCCGTCGATAGGGGGCGGCCGTACTCTGCTGGCGGCGGCAGGGACGATTCTGCTGGCTGATTTGACGATGAGCATCGACAACGTGGCGGCGATCGCCGGTATGGCAGCAGGCAACCTGCCGCTGCTGACAGCCGGGCTGATCATCAGCATGGGGTGTATGCTGGTTGCCAGCGTATGGATCGGTTGGGTGCTGGAACGGGTTCCGCAACTGATGGCGATCGGTGCCGGCATTCTCGCGTGGACAGCCGGGCGTATTTTGGCGGAGGATACCGGTGTATCCCATTTTGCAGGAAAATATGTTTGGGGCATCCTGCTGATCCTCTCGCTGGTGCCGGTGGCGATGATGGCAAGGAAAACGCCGGACAGCAGCCGGTAG
- a CDS encoding ketopantoate reductase family protein codes for MDGAEPIRIGVLGAGAVGKLTAAALVSSGMSVRLLVRRQEQAASLRQNGLVLVNSDGKRLRFPVAVSADPVAEAVDLVMVTVKSIDTEQAARQVAAMPGTPCVLSLQNGLGNGETLAALLGPERVLLGVSTYGATAQSDYEVAARGSGELVVGGYLGCHPLADKLAAIFSKAGWNVRVSSDMQREVWKKALVNIGINPVTAIHRVPNGAILERPDLRQIAVAAVWEAGQVAQGLGVLSADEAAAGVERMLLVCRATAANRSSMLQDVEKGRRTEIGSLNGAVVRMADELSVATPVNRELVNRIRQIEAGNCDGAYCT; via the coding sequence GTGGACGGAGCAGAACCGATTCGCATCGGCGTGTTGGGGGCGGGGGCGGTCGGCAAGTTGACGGCGGCGGCGCTTGTTTCATCCGGAATGTCGGTCCGGCTGCTGGTCCGTCGCCAAGAACAGGCGGCCTCCCTTCGCCAAAACGGACTGGTGCTGGTGAATTCGGATGGCAAGCGGCTGCGTTTCCCGGTTGCTGTTTCGGCCGATCCGGTTGCCGAAGCTGTTGACCTCGTGATGGTCACCGTCAAAAGTATCGATACGGAACAAGCCGCCCGGCAGGTCGCCGCCATGCCGGGAACACCCTGCGTGCTCTCGTTGCAAAATGGGCTTGGCAACGGCGAGACGCTGGCTGCTCTGCTTGGACCGGAACGCGTCTTGCTGGGGGTTTCCACCTATGGCGCGACTGCTCAGTCCGACTACGAAGTGGCAGCGCGAGGCTCAGGGGAGCTTGTGGTGGGCGGGTATCTCGGTTGCCACCCGCTGGCGGACAAGCTGGCTGCGATCTTTTCCAAAGCGGGCTGGAACGTGCGGGTCAGCTCCGACATGCAGCGGGAGGTGTGGAAAAAAGCGCTGGTCAACATCGGGATCAACCCGGTCACCGCGATTCACCGGGTTCCCAACGGGGCGATCCTCGAACGGCCGGACTTACGGCAGATCGCCGTGGCCGCAGTGTGGGAAGCGGGGCAAGTGGCGCAGGGGCTCGGTGTCCTGTCGGCAGATGAGGCAGCAGCCGGCGTGGAGCGGATGCTTCTGGTGTGCCGGGCCACGGCGGCGAACAGGTCGTCCATGCTGCAAGATGTGGAAAAAGGGCGGCGAACGGAGATCGGGTCGCTGAACGGGGCGGTTGTCCGAATGGCGGACGAACTGTCCGTCGCCACGCCGGTCAACCGGGAATTGGTCAACCGAATCCGGCAGATTGAGGCTGGCAATTGTGATGGCGCTTACTGTACTTAA
- the namA gene encoding NADPH dehydrogenase NamA has protein sequence MPSLFDPFELKGLQLKNRIMMSPMCQYQANEDGTVAEWHYVHYGSRAVGGVGLVMVEASGVENRGRITTRDVGIFSDTHIPGLRRIVDFCHTYGAKIGIQLAHAGRKSEVAEEPNVGPSAIAFSEKYRVPQELTVEEIQQIVEAFGQAARRAVQAGFDTVEIHGAHGYLIHEFLSPISNRRTDSYGGSQTNRLRFPLEVIARVKKELPPGMPLLMRVSATEYAADGYDVSDMVEMVKQFKEAGVDMIDVSSGGNLPVAPVQYPGYQLAFAEQIRKQAEIGVITVGRMESPQLAEETIRNGRADIVAVARGLLRDPHWAKTAAVALGVEMEMPGVYRMGY, from the coding sequence GTGCCATCATTGTTTGATCCATTTGAACTGAAGGGACTGCAGCTGAAAAACCGGATCATGATGTCCCCGATGTGCCAGTACCAGGCCAACGAAGACGGAACGGTCGCCGAGTGGCATTACGTTCACTACGGTTCGCGTGCAGTCGGCGGCGTCGGCCTGGTGATGGTGGAAGCGTCCGGGGTGGAAAACCGAGGACGAATTACGACGCGGGACGTTGGAATTTTTTCTGATACGCACATTCCGGGGCTCCGGCGCATCGTGGATTTCTGCCATACATACGGTGCAAAAATCGGTATTCAATTGGCGCATGCCGGCCGCAAGTCGGAAGTGGCGGAAGAACCGAACGTGGGCCCGAGCGCGATCGCGTTTTCCGAGAAGTACCGCGTGCCGCAGGAACTGACTGTGGAAGAGATTCAGCAAATCGTTGAGGCGTTCGGGCAGGCTGCGCGGCGGGCCGTGCAGGCCGGTTTCGATACGGTCGAGATCCACGGGGCTCACGGGTACCTGATTCACGAATTTTTGTCCCCCATTTCCAACCGGCGCACCGACTCATATGGCGGCAGCCAAACCAACCGTTTGCGGTTCCCGCTGGAAGTGATCGCGCGGGTAAAAAAAGAGCTTCCCCCCGGCATGCCGCTGCTAATGAGGGTTTCGGCCACCGAGTATGCGGCTGACGGCTACGACGTGTCGGATATGGTGGAGATGGTCAAACAGTTTAAGGAAGCGGGCGTGGATATGATCGATGTGTCGTCCGGCGGGAACCTGCCGGTCGCGCCTGTCCAATACCCCGGCTACCAATTGGCGTTCGCCGAGCAAATTCGCAAGCAGGCGGAGATTGGCGTGATCACCGTCGGCCGGATGGAGAGTCCGCAACTGGCGGAGGAAACGATCCGCAACGGGCGTGCCGACATCGTGGCGGTAGCGCGCGGTCTGCTGCGCGACCCCCACTGGGCGAAAACGGCAGCCGTCGCACTCGGAGTGGAAATGGAGATGCCCGGCGTCTACCGGATGGGCTATTAA
- the mraZ gene encoding division/cell wall cluster transcriptional repressor MraZ, which translates to MFMGEYQHSIDDKGRLIIPAKFREELGAGFVVTRGLDHCLFVYPRKEWETLEAKLKSLPLTSSDARAFVRFFFSGASECDLDKQGRVLIPSTLREYAKLERDCVVIGVSNRVEIWAKEAWESYSNDAADSFAAIAEKLTDLNF; encoded by the coding sequence GTGTTCATGGGTGAATATCAGCACAGCATCGACGACAAGGGCCGTCTGATCATTCCCGCCAAATTCCGGGAGGAGTTGGGTGCCGGTTTTGTCGTGACCCGTGGCCTCGATCACTGCCTGTTTGTATACCCCCGCAAGGAGTGGGAGACGCTAGAAGCGAAATTGAAAAGTCTTCCATTAACAAGTTCCGATGCTCGCGCGTTTGTCCGTTTTTTCTTTTCGGGTGCGAGCGAGTGCGACCTGGATAAACAGGGAAGAGTGTTGATTCCAAGCACGCTGCGGGAGTACGCCAAGTTGGAGCGCGACTGCGTTGTTATCGGCGTATCCAACCGGGTGGAGATCTGGGCGAAAGAAGCTTGGGAATCGTACAGCAACGATGCGGCCGATTCGTTTGCCGCGATTGCGGAAAAACTGACCGATCTCAACTTCTGA
- the rsmH gene encoding 16S rRNA (cytosine(1402)-N(4))-methyltransferase RsmH has translation MSDFYHVSVLLEEAVDGLAPRSGGVYVDCTLGGAGHSKLILERTAPDGRLIAIDQDLQAIANAKRVLADFTGRFRIVHANFRELKRIVEEYAAEGVDGILFDLGVSSPQLDEGERGFSYMRDAPLDMRMDRTQPFSAYDLVNTWSESQIAEVIFRYGEERWGKRIAEFIVQARKKGPIQTTGQLVDIIKAAIPAAARREGPHPAKRTFQALRIAVNDELNALEQALQDAVDCLKPSGRVSIITFHSLEDRIAKHVLQAAAKGCICPPELPVCQCGRQPKLKLVARKPILPSEAEVERNPRARSAKLRIGERI, from the coding sequence GTGTCCGATTTTTATCATGTGTCTGTGCTTTTGGAAGAAGCGGTCGACGGATTGGCGCCCCGTTCCGGCGGCGTCTATGTGGACTGCACACTCGGCGGCGCCGGCCACAGCAAATTGATTCTGGAGCGGACCGCGCCGGACGGCAGGTTGATTGCGATCGACCAGGACTTGCAAGCGATTGCGAATGCGAAACGGGTGCTGGCCGATTTTACCGGTCGGTTCCGGATTGTACACGCCAATTTTCGCGAATTGAAACGGATCGTCGAGGAATACGCGGCGGAAGGTGTGGACGGTATCCTGTTCGATCTGGGCGTCAGTTCACCGCAGCTTGACGAAGGGGAACGCGGCTTCAGCTACATGCGCGATGCCCCGCTTGACATGCGGATGGATCGGACGCAGCCGTTCAGCGCGTATGATCTGGTGAATACGTGGAGCGAGAGTCAGATTGCCGAAGTGATTTTCCGCTATGGCGAGGAGCGTTGGGGCAAGCGGATTGCGGAATTTATCGTGCAAGCGAGAAAAAAAGGGCCGATTCAAACCACCGGCCAACTGGTGGACATCATTAAAGCGGCGATCCCGGCGGCAGCCCGGCGGGAAGGTCCGCATCCGGCAAAACGGACGTTTCAGGCGCTGCGGATTGCGGTGAACGACGAGCTCAATGCATTGGAGCAAGCATTGCAAGACGCGGTCGATTGCCTGAAACCAAGCGGCCGGGTATCGATCATCACGTTCCATTCGCTGGAAGACCGGATTGCCAAACATGTGCTGCAAGCGGCGGCAAAAGGCTGCATCTGCCCGCCGGAGCTGCCAGTCTGTCAGTGCGGCCGCCAACCGAAGCTGAAGCTCGTCGCGCGCAAGCCGATTTTGCCTTCGGAAGCAGAGGTGGAACGGAATCCGCGCGCCCGTTCCGCGAAACTCCGGATCGGCGAGCGAATTTGA
- a CDS encoding septum formation initiator family protein: MLAARPLHNTAPNTLRKENRVSRPVPEQATGSKAGERLKWIGTIVFCTAVLCGIIGQFSEIARANLEVERLKAQVQEQQEQNAKLNDRVNELSSPSRIIEKARQMGMVSANQGALAKAGKE; the protein is encoded by the coding sequence ATGTTAGCAGCAAGACCATTGCATAACACCGCACCCAACACACTGCGCAAGGAAAACCGGGTTTCCCGTCCGGTTCCAGAGCAGGCAACCGGTTCGAAAGCGGGGGAACGCCTCAAATGGATCGGGACCATCGTGTTTTGCACCGCCGTTTTATGCGGGATCATTGGGCAATTTTCGGAGATCGCCCGTGCCAACCTGGAAGTCGAACGGTTAAAGGCGCAGGTGCAGGAACAGCAGGAGCAAAACGCCAAACTGAACGATCGCGTCAATGAATTGTCCTCGCCTTCCCGGATTATCGAGAAGGCCCGGCAAATGGGGATGGTGTCGGCGAATCAGGGCGCCTTGGCAAAGGCGGGCAAGGAGTGA